One genomic segment of Methanobrevibacter oralis includes these proteins:
- the cobS gene encoding adenosylcobinamide-GDP ribazoletransferase: MEEDNYFQDEEFSATKSIWGLVTFSTILPVNVFTSIEYMTRLTWFWPFIHLVVGILAAICAFLCLDILHLNTFFSAVIVYCFFMIITGYNHLDGVMDMADGVMVHGSPYKKISVMKDSSVGAGGVATLFLVASLTIAGIFNILDYHFIYGVIICEMLSKTSLLTTALMSKPLIPGIGSYFILATNKINYIVSTIFVAIIAFMLGGFVGLAGVVGSILSGFLIAVIAKKNFVHANGDVLGMSNEVGRLMALLFMSISLYFL, from the coding sequence ATGGAAGAAGATAATTATTTTCAAGATGAAGAGTTTTCAGCTACTAAATCTATTTGGGGACTCGTAACATTTTCAACAATATTGCCAGTTAATGTATTTACATCTATTGAATATATGACTAGATTAACTTGGTTTTGGCCATTTATCCATTTGGTAGTCGGTATTTTAGCAGCTATTTGTGCTTTTCTTTGCCTTGATATCCTACATTTAAATACATTTTTCTCAGCGGTTATTGTTTATTGTTTTTTCATGATTATTACTGGATATAATCATTTAGATGGAGTAATGGACATGGCTGATGGGGTCATGGTTCATGGAAGTCCTTATAAAAAGATTAGTGTAATGAAAGATTCTTCTGTTGGTGCTGGGGGAGTTGCAACATTATTTTTAGTGGCTAGTTTAACAATAGCAGGAATATTTAATATTTTAGATTATCATTTTATTTATGGGGTTATTATTTGTGAAATGCTTTCTAAAACTTCACTTTTAACAACAGCTTTAATGTCTAAACCTTTAATTCCAGGAATTGGAAGCTATTTTATATTGGCAACTAATAAAATCAATTATATAGTTTCTACAATATTTGTTGCAATAATCGCTTTTATGCTTGGTGGTTTTGTTGGTCTAGCAGGGGTTGTTGGATCTATACTTTCTGGATTTTTAATAGCTGTCATTGCTAAAAAAAATTTTGTCCATGCTAATGGTGATGTACTTGGAATGTCTAATGAAGTTGGACGTTTAATGGCATTATTATTCATGTCAATAAGTTTATATTTTTTATAG
- a CDS encoding phosphatidylglycerophosphatase A, producing the protein MQSNNINIIEKDYGICINNPNYFLAINDFTISNGFDVVENVNIVKDMSIFNPKDNDDAFIAQKVNSIDYFSNNYDDLTILTFMENDLFVQDFTDKLQVVNTDKGFENARINLSNVVYINKAISKKDLLKIYNLISKAKSKYLSSLALPIHIQNILNTNDFLAVLANVSSNDDTFDKVDFDELNIIISDAIEINLEDAFKKLKLNFGILDYFVSEGILIGDLVDAGLELIAGVEATGEIREKLEAQILKSLTDINVIALLVAAMRTEQDLTGGRIREVDISDDPAYLYTDEVLGLAISNQIAGTKATFNFKRYDEAKPGIIHGLPPMLDDIFAGLIAGCMSKIFEE; encoded by the coding sequence ATGCAAAGCAATAACATAAATATTATAGAAAAAGATTATGGGATTTGCATTAATAATCCTAATTATTTTTTGGCTATTAATGATTTTACGATTAGTAATGGTTTTGATGTTGTTGAAAATGTTAACATTGTTAAAGATATGAGTATTTTCAACCCAAAGGATAATGATGATGCATTTATCGCTCAAAAAGTTAACTCAATAGATTATTTTTCAAACAATTATGATGATTTGACTATCTTGACATTCATGGAAAATGATTTGTTTGTTCAGGATTTTACAGATAAATTACAGGTAGTTAATACAGACAAAGGTTTTGAAAATGCTAGAATTAATTTAAGTAATGTAGTTTATATTAATAAAGCAATATCAAAAAAGGATTTACTTAAAATATATAACTTAATTTCAAAAGCTAAATCTAAATATTTATCAAGCTTAGCTTTACCGATTCATATTCAAAATATTTTAAATACCAATGATTTTTTAGCAGTTTTAGCTAATGTTTCTTCAAATGATGATACTTTTGATAAAGTTGATTTTGATGAATTAAATATAATTATTAGTGATGCAATTGAAATTAACCTAGAAGATGCATTTAAAAAATTAAAACTCAACTTTGGAATCTTAGATTATTTTGTCTCAGAGGGGATTTTAATTGGAGATTTAGTTGATGCTGGATTAGAATTAATAGCTGGCGTTGAAGCTACGGGGGAGATAAGAGAAAAACTTGAAGCTCAAATTCTTAAATCCTTAACAGATATTAACGTTATTGCTCTTTTAGTTGCTGCAATGAGGACTGAACAAGATTTAACTGGTGGGAGAATAAGGGAAGTTGATATAAGTGATGATCCAGCTTATTTGTATACTGATGAAGTCTTAGGTTTAGCTATTTCTAATCAGATTGCTGGAACTAAAGCAACTTTTAACTTTAAAAGATACGATGAAGCAAAACCAGGAATTATTCATGGTCTTCCACCGATGTTAGATGATATTTTCGCAGGACTAATAGCAGGATGCATGTCAAAAATATTTGAGGAGTAA
- the larC gene encoding nickel pincer cofactor biosynthesis protein LarC: MTVIIDPQSSGIAGNMIIGALVDLGADANKLKEIMESSAIEFGKIEVTFDRVCKHGINSTYCHVEMIENKKAPNYPDFIAKIKNLDLDKKIIDTSINVFKRIGEAESKVHGCALKDLHFHEVGASDAVADVIGSIYAYYSLGLDKEEIIGLPIAVGGGNIKTAHGIIPIPAPAVVEILKGINCVGGPVKSELATPTGSAIYAEICTEIKEFLPQTKIEKVGYGAGKKDFDHPNILRILKTTNTPKQDKVDVIETNIDHLTGEEIGYLFENLLDNGASDVSITPIIMKKNRQGSLLKVIANKKYRNDIVDAIFKETGSLGIRITPNIHRGLAKREFIKKTVEIAGKEYDVTFKIGYINGEIISNRPEYEDLKKIAIDSGIALHKIKEMIK, translated from the coding sequence ATGACCGTCATTATCGACCCACAATCAAGTGGGATAGCTGGAAACATGATAATTGGTGCATTAGTAGATTTAGGTGCCGATGCAAATAAGTTAAAAGAAATCATGGAAAGTTCAGCTATTGAATTTGGAAAAATTGAAGTAACATTTGACAGAGTATGTAAACATGGAATAAACTCAACTTACTGCCATGTAGAAATGATTGAAAACAAAAAAGCTCCTAATTACCCGGATTTTATAGCAAAAATAAAAAATTTAGATTTGGATAAAAAAATTATAGACACATCAATTAATGTTTTTAAAAGAATTGGTGAAGCAGAATCCAAAGTCCATGGCTGTGCATTAAAAGACTTACATTTTCATGAAGTTGGAGCAAGTGATGCAGTTGCAGATGTTATTGGATCCATTTATGCATATTATAGCTTAGGTCTTGATAAGGAAGAAATAATCGGCCTACCAATAGCCGTTGGAGGAGGAAATATTAAAACTGCTCATGGAATCATCCCTATTCCTGCACCAGCCGTTGTTGAAATCTTAAAAGGAATTAACTGTGTTGGTGGACCTGTAAAAAGTGAATTAGCTACACCAACAGGTTCTGCAATTTATGCTGAAATTTGTACTGAAATTAAAGAATTTTTACCTCAAACAAAAATAGAAAAAGTAGGATATGGAGCCGGTAAAAAAGATTTTGACCATCCTAATATTTTAAGAATCTTAAAAACTACAAATACTCCAAAACAAGATAAAGTTGACGTTATTGAAACAAACATTGATCATTTGACCGGCGAAGAAATTGGTTATTTATTTGAAAATCTTTTAGATAATGGAGCATCTGATGTGTCAATCACACCAATAATCATGAAAAAGAACAGACAAGGAAGCCTTTTAAAAGTAATAGCTAATAAAAAATATAGAAACGATATTGTTGATGCTATTTTTAAAGAAACTGGAAGTTTAGGTATCAGGATAACTCCCAATATTCATAGAGGATTAGCTAAAAGAGAATTTATTAAAAAAACTGTTGAAATAGCCGGCAAAGAATATGATGTAACTTTTAAAATAGGTTACATTAACGGAGAAATAATTTCCAACAGACCAGAATATGAAGATTTGAAAAAAATAGCTATTGACAGCGGCATTGCATTGCACAAGATAAAAGAGATGATTAAATGA
- the queC gene encoding 7-cyano-7-deazaguanine synthase QueC encodes MKKAISVLSGGLDCVVATCVYAKDYDVHAITFNYGQKNFEQELKASKEICEKMGFEHTVIDLPWLCEISNSSLNTDDEVPKLSDDELDNEKICQKSASSVWVPARNMVFTSIATSFAESLGAEIIIVGWDKEEAHTFPDNSEDFLNTFNELISVGSPDEIEIKAPVIDLDKDEIVKLGHEISAPIELSYSCYSGGNKHCGICESCVRRKRAFIKAGIKDLTEYE; translated from the coding sequence ATGAAAAAGGCCATCTCAGTGTTATCTGGTGGACTTGACTGTGTGGTAGCTACATGTGTTTATGCAAAAGATTATGATGTTCATGCAATAACCTTTAATTATGGTCAAAAAAATTTTGAACAAGAATTAAAAGCTTCAAAAGAAATTTGTGAAAAAATGGGTTTTGAACATACTGTAATTGACCTGCCATGGCTTTGTGAAATTAGTAATTCAAGTTTAAATACAGATGATGAAGTTCCAAAATTAAGTGATGATGAACTAGACAATGAAAAAATATGCCAAAAAAGCGCTAGTAGTGTATGGGTTCCAGCTAGAAACATGGTTTTTACTTCAATTGCAACATCCTTTGCAGAAAGTTTAGGTGCTGAAATAATAATCGTGGGATGGGACAAAGAAGAAGCACATACATTTCCAGACAATTCAGAAGACTTTTTAAATACATTTAATGAATTAATATCTGTTGGATCACCTGATGAAATCGAAATTAAAGCTCCAGTTATAGATTTAGATAAAGATGAAATTGTAAAGTTAGGTCATGAGATTTCAGCGCCGATTGAATTAAGTTATTCTTGTTATAGTGGTGGAAATAAACACTGTGGCATTTGTGAAAGTTGTGTTAGAAGAAAAAGAGCTTTCATAAAAGCTGGAATTAAAGATTTAACTGAGTATGAATAA
- a CDS encoding oxidoreductase has translation MKDIFDECSFGDFKLNNRVIRTGIWETENSKSGFLSYEVYNRYESIAKSGVGLIISEMFVLDSKDRFSNYSAKLNYKAFIKEYKELTNLVHYFKVPILAQLAFFYYNDGINQKVEANDISLEGIKRLQADVFMAAKKFSFAGFDGIQLNLGNNFYLARFINPYFNQRKDNYGGNTFNRLRIVLEIIKIIKDNLDLHISCKINPSDARKGGMTYEESVKIAKLLEKYGADSIQITARTISFADSESHPFLDYVDNLIGEIDIPVILGGTLRDSETINNILNNSKVEFISMSKPFTAQHDFLSEWRENGGGVSICQSCNNCYSKKTSTCFKY, from the coding sequence ATGAAAGATATATTTGATGAATGTAGTTTTGGGGATTTTAAACTTAATAATCGTGTAATCAGAACAGGAATTTGGGAAACAGAAAATTCAAAAAGTGGATTTCTTTCTTATGAAGTTTATAATAGATATGAAAGCATTGCAAAAAGTGGTGTTGGATTAATTATTTCTGAAATGTTTGTACTTGATTCTAAAGATAGATTTTCAAATTATTCAGCTAAATTAAACTACAAAGCTTTCATTAAGGAATATAAAGAGTTAACTAATTTGGTCCATTATTTTAAAGTACCTATTTTAGCTCAATTAGCATTTTTCTATTATAATGATGGGATAAATCAAAAAGTAGAAGCAAATGATATTAGTTTGGAAGGAATTAAGCGTTTACAAGCAGATGTATTTATGGCTGCTAAAAAATTTTCATTTGCTGGTTTTGATGGTATTCAGCTAAACTTAGGAAATAATTTTTATCTTGCAAGATTTATAAATCCTTACTTTAATCAAAGAAAAGATAATTATGGTGGAAATACTTTTAATCGTTTAAGAATTGTATTAGAAATTATTAAAATTATTAAAGACAATTTAGATTTACATATTAGTTGTAAAATCAATCCATCAGATGCAAGAAAAGGTGGAATGACTTATGAAGAAAGTGTTAAAATAGCTAAATTACTTGAAAAATATGGTGCTGATAGTATACAAATAACTGCACGTACTATATCTTTTGCTGATAGTGAATCACATCCTTTCTTAGATTATGTAGATAATTTGATTGGTGAAATTGATATTCCTGTAATATTAGGCGGAACACTTAGGGATAGTGAAACAATAAATAACATATTGAATAATTCTAAGGTTGAATTCATATCAATGTCTAAACCATTTACTGCTCAGCATGATTTTCTTTCTGAGTGGAGAGAAAATGGTGGTGGTGTTTCAATTTGTCAAAGCTGTAATAATTGTTATAGTAAAAAAACAAGCACTTGTTTTAAATACTAG
- the oadA gene encoding sodium-extruding oxaloacetate decarboxylase subunit alpha, whose product MDKVRFTETALRDAHQSLIATRMRTRDMIPIAEEMDKIGYFSVEAWGGATFDTCIRYLNEDPWERLRNLKSEFKKTPIQMLLRGQNLVGYKHYPDDIVTKFVEKSYENGVDIFRVFDALNDIRNMEKSIKVAKDQGAHVQGTISYTISPAHSLDDFVDLAKNLEALDCDSVAIKDMAGLITPTAAYELVSKLKEETDLLVDLHCHCTSGMTPISYYAACQAGVDILDTAISPLAWGTSQPPTESMVAALQGTSYDPDIDLNALNVIKSYFNGIKEKYLGILDPIAESIDTDVLLYQIPGGMLSNLISQLKEQNALDRYKDVLDEMPRVRKDMGYPPLVTPTSQIVGIQSVMNVLGGERYKTVSNEVKEYMKGMYGRPPAPVNPKVAKKIIGDEKIIDCRPADLLEPEFDKFKQEGEEKGFVKSDEDVLTYALYPSIAPKFLKGEATEEELKAVTHTAQNDQIGIPTQYNVEIDGDVFEVKIMPTGFMEVEETEKGPFTPIEGGIYSSMQGMVIKLTVNVGDKITKGSTIAVVEAMKMENDIQSEVNGVVKEIFVEPGDAVNAGDILMVIE is encoded by the coding sequence ATGGATAAAGTAAGATTTACTGAAACAGCACTTCGGGATGCTCACCAATCTTTAATTGCAACAAGAATGCGAACTAGAGATATGATTCCTATTGCAGAAGAAATGGATAAAATAGGTTACTTTTCTGTTGAAGCATGGGGCGGAGCTACTTTTGATACTTGTATTAGATATCTGAATGAAGATCCTTGGGAAAGATTAAGAAATCTAAAATCTGAATTCAAAAAAACTCCAATTCAAATGCTTTTAAGAGGACAAAATCTAGTAGGTTACAAACATTATCCTGATGATATTGTTACAAAATTCGTAGAAAAATCATACGAAAATGGTGTAGATATTTTTAGAGTCTTTGATGCTTTAAATGATATTAGAAACATGGAAAAATCAATTAAAGTAGCTAAAGATCAAGGCGCTCATGTTCAAGGAACTATAAGTTATACTATAAGTCCAGCTCATAGTTTAGATGACTTTGTTGATTTAGCAAAAAATCTTGAAGCTCTTGATTGTGATTCTGTTGCTATTAAAGATATGGCAGGTTTAATAACACCAACTGCAGCTTATGAATTAGTTTCTAAATTAAAGGAAGAAACTGATTTGCTTGTTGATTTACATTGTCATTGTACTAGTGGAATGACTCCAATTAGCTATTATGCAGCTTGTCAAGCAGGTGTAGATATTTTAGATACAGCCATTTCTCCTCTGGCATGGGGAACAAGCCAACCTCCAACCGAAAGTATGGTTGCAGCTTTACAAGGAACTTCTTATGATCCAGATATTGATTTAAATGCTTTAAATGTTATTAAAAGTTATTTTAATGGCATTAAGGAAAAATATTTGGGAATTCTTGATCCGATTGCTGAGAGTATTGATACTGATGTGTTATTGTATCAAATTCCCGGTGGAATGCTTTCAAACTTAATTTCTCAACTTAAGGAACAAAATGCTCTTGATAGGTATAAAGATGTATTGGATGAAATGCCTCGTGTAAGAAAAGACATGGGTTACCCTCCTCTTGTAACTCCTACAAGTCAAATTGTTGGTATTCAGTCTGTTATGAATGTTTTAGGTGGAGAAAGGTATAAAACTGTTTCAAATGAAGTTAAAGAATATATGAAAGGAATGTATGGGAGGCCTCCTGCACCAGTAAATCCTAAAGTAGCTAAAAAGATAATTGGTGATGAAAAGATTATTGATTGTAGACCTGCAGATTTACTAGAACCTGAATTTGATAAATTTAAACAAGAAGGTGAAGAAAAAGGATTTGTCAAATCAGATGAAGATGTATTGACATATGCATTATATCCATCTATTGCTCCGAAATTCCTTAAAGGCGAAGCTACAGAAGAAGAACTTAAAGCAGTTACACATACTGCTCAAAATGATCAAATTGGAATTCCAACTCAATATAATGTTGAAATTGATGGTGATGTTTTTGAAGTTAAAATCATGCCTACTGGATTTATGGAGGTTGAAGAAACAGAAAAAGGGCCATTCACTCCAATAGAAGGTGGAATTTACTCTTCAATGCAAGGCATGGTAATTAAACTTACAGTCAATGTTGGGGACAAAATTACTAAAGGATCCACAATAGCTGTTGTTGAAGCTATGAAGATGGAAAACGACATCCAATCTGAAGTTAATGGTGTTGTAAAAGAAATCTTTGTAGAACCAGGCGATGCAGTTAATGCTGGAGATATTTTAATGGTTATCGAATGA
- a CDS encoding inositol-3-phosphate synthase: MNKIKIAIVGIGNCASSLIQGIHYYDGKKPEEAIGLMHWDIGGYLPSDIEVVAAFDIDTRKVGKSIDEAIFAKPNCTTIFQEEIPKYDVKVSMGHVLDGVAEHMSNYDDDYTFIVSDDEPVDIVEVLKESGAEILVNYLPVGSEKAARFYAQCALDAGIAYVNCMPVFIVSDDEWDAKFREKGIPMVGDDIKAQIGATITHRTLANLFKDRGVKLDRTYQINTGGNTDFLNMLNRDRLDSKKESKTEAVQAVVAERMDERDIHIGPSDYVPWQNDNKLCFLRMEGRTFGDVPMNIELRLSVEDSPNSAGCVIDAIRCCKLGLERNIGGQLTSISSYTMKHPPIQFTDDEAYHNVNKFISGELER; this comes from the coding sequence TTGAACAAAATTAAAATTGCAATAGTCGGAATTGGTAATTGTGCTAGTTCTCTTATTCAAGGAATACACTATTACGATGGTAAAAAACCAGAAGAGGCAATAGGGCTTATGCACTGGGATATTGGAGGATATTTGCCTAGTGACATTGAGGTTGTTGCAGCTTTTGACATTGATACAAGGAAAGTAGGAAAAAGCATAGATGAAGCAATATTTGCTAAACCTAATTGTACTACAATTTTCCAAGAAGAAATTCCAAAATATGATGTGAAAGTAAGTATGGGACATGTTCTAGATGGTGTTGCAGAACACATGTCTAATTATGATGATGATTATACTTTTATTGTAAGTGATGATGAACCTGTGGATATTGTGGAGGTTTTAAAAGAAAGTGGTGCTGAAATATTAGTTAACTACTTGCCTGTAGGTTCTGAAAAAGCAGCAAGGTTTTATGCACAATGCGCTCTTGATGCAGGAATCGCTTATGTAAATTGCATGCCAGTATTTATTGTAAGTGATGATGAATGGGATGCTAAATTTAGAGAAAAAGGAATTCCAATGGTTGGTGATGATATTAAAGCTCAAATTGGTGCTACTATCACTCATAGAACACTAGCTAATTTGTTTAAAGATAGGGGAGTTAAATTAGATAGAACCTATCAAATAAACACTGGTGGTAACACTGATTTCTTAAACATGCTTAATAGAGATAGATTAGACTCTAAAAAAGAATCTAAAACCGAAGCTGTTCAAGCTGTTGTTGCTGAAAGAATGGATGAGAGAGATATTCATATTGGACCTAGTGATTATGTTCCATGGCAAAATGATAATAAATTGTGTTTCCTTAGAATGGAAGGCCGTACATTTGGAGATGTTCCAATGAATATTGAACTTAGATTAAGTGTAGAGGATTCTCCAAATTCAGCAGGATGCGTAATTGATGCAATAAGATGTTGTAAGCTCGGTTTAGAAAGAAATATTGGTGGACAACTAACTTCCATTTCTTCATATACTATGAAACACCCGCCGATTCAGTTTACTGATGATGAAGCTTATCATAATGTTAATAAATTTATTTCTGGCGAATTAGAAAGATAA
- a CDS encoding UbiA family prenyltransferase codes for MNPYIEILRPGNALMSAVAIILVAIIDKTISMPVILTILTVFFETSAGNVINDYFDYEIDLVNKPQRAIPSGKISLKGGRNYGYLLFILATICGFLISYLTNNWIPFIIVLMSDVILYLYAFKLKSTPLIGNFVVGFMTGFGFVFGGFTLNNPSIIQTSIYLGFFAFVMTAAREIIKDIEDIEGDKSEGAKTLPILIGTKIPSVLAFILIIIDCALCPLLYYIHVFGIYYLLVITIGITLFVYSGLIIIKNQDKNTAHNASKYLKIGMLITFVAFVCGSF; via the coding sequence ATGAATCCATATATTGAAATATTGAGACCTGGTAATGCACTAATGAGTGCAGTAGCCATTATTTTAGTTGCAATTATTGACAAAACAATTAGCATGCCTGTAATATTAACTATACTTACAGTTTTCTTTGAAACTTCAGCAGGAAATGTTATTAATGATTATTTTGATTATGAAATTGATTTAGTAAATAAACCCCAAAGAGCAATCCCTTCAGGAAAGATTTCACTTAAAGGAGGCCGAAATTACGGTTATCTTTTATTTATATTAGCGACAATATGCGGTTTTTTAATTAGTTATTTAACAAATAACTGGATTCCATTTATAATCGTTTTAATGTCTGATGTGATTCTTTATTTATATGCATTTAAATTAAAATCAACTCCATTAATTGGTAATTTTGTTGTTGGTTTTATGACGGGTTTTGGATTTGTATTTGGAGGATTTACATTAAATAATCCAAGCATAATACAAACTTCTATTTACTTAGGATTTTTTGCATTTGTAATGACAGCTGCACGTGAAATCATAAAAGATATTGAAGATATTGAAGGAGACAAATCAGAAGGAGCTAAAACTCTACCAATATTAATAGGTACAAAAATCCCCTCAGTATTAGCTTTTATATTAATAATAATTGACTGTGCACTATGTCCATTACTTTATTATATTCATGTATTTGGAATATACTATTTACTAGTCATAACTATTGGTATAACCCTATTTGTATACTCAGGACTTATTATTATAAAAAATCAAGATAAAAATACTGCACATAATGCTTCAAAATATTTAAAAATTGGAATGTTAATTACATTTGTAGCATTTGTGTGTGGATCTTTTTAG
- a CDS encoding glycosyltransferase family 39 protein — translation MFDLNKKDKYILFTILVFSTILTGYYITFNQNIGIYCSDVFVYLLNALYFTGTNINSSKTIFLSPVICFLTAILIELGIKGALSIYIVTGLFAISGNIGFYILLRTRFNEILSLTGTILYATFALNLTWLANGSIDIPSVAITIWIIYIAILTITKKPKYYQLLMPLIVIGIFTRYIVILILPVLLLYYIYNKGIKIEKEDLKYIIKGIILAIIIAAIIIIPVWVMGNGYFGVNEQIAGGISGKQGSSIDQAYNTDVGYYFFNFLNFISSSNTVFINSTPTLESPTVLSIIVILLIIAGAILWIKKEKLKLNKEKIIPLTLILIAILTYTRISSFITIILVFIILFLLGKDSENKTGFTMLSWILVYFIYLSYFSIKVNRYIIPTIPPFIYLLMSSLELIHEKIKINNKIIPICLIILFIIQGFAFTMTFEDTNKFIAPDEMSKYIINEIPDYKNHLIGVYNMRPYHWFIGGNVTGIESGNSEAIDSSEIDYYISNTKLTDLKNFNEIKNIGELYLYEKKGV, via the coding sequence GTGTTTGATTTAAATAAAAAAGATAAATATATTTTATTTACGATATTAGTATTTAGTACAATATTAACAGGTTATTATATTACATTTAATCAAAATATTGGAATATATTGTTCTGATGTTTTTGTTTATCTTTTAAATGCATTATATTTTACTGGAACTAATATTAATTCATCTAAAACAATATTTTTATCTCCGGTGATCTGTTTTTTAACAGCCATACTTATAGAACTAGGAATCAAAGGTGCACTATCTATTTATATTGTTACAGGATTATTTGCTATATCAGGAAATATTGGATTTTATATACTTCTTAGAACTAGATTTAATGAAATTTTAAGCTTAACTGGAACTATTTTATATGCAACATTTGCACTTAATTTAACATGGCTTGCAAATGGCAGCATTGATATTCCATCAGTTGCAATTACAATTTGGATTATTTATATTGCAATATTAACTATAACAAAAAAGCCCAAATACTATCAACTATTAATGCCATTAATAGTTATTGGAATCTTTACAAGATACATTGTTATTTTAATACTTCCAGTTTTATTATTGTATTATATATATAACAAAGGAATTAAAATCGAAAAAGAAGATTTAAAATACATTATTAAAGGAATTATACTTGCAATAATAATTGCTGCTATAATAATTATTCCCGTATGGGTAATGGGAAATGGATACTTCGGAGTTAACGAACAGATAGCTGGGGGAATTTCTGGTAAACAAGGTTCATCAATTGATCAAGCATATAATACGGATGTGGGTTATTATTTTTTTAACTTTTTAAATTTCATATCTTCATCAAATACAGTATTTATAAATAGCACCCCTACTCTTGAAAGTCCTACAGTCTTATCAATTATTGTGATTTTATTAATAATAGCAGGAGCAATTTTATGGATTAAAAAAGAAAAGTTAAAATTAAATAAAGAAAAAATAATTCCATTAACCTTAATTTTAATAGCTATACTGACTTATACAAGAATCAGTTCATTTATTACAATAATTTTAGTATTTATAATCTTATTTTTACTTGGAAAGGATAGTGAAAATAAGACAGGATTTACAATGCTTAGTTGGATCTTAGTATATTTCATTTACCTCAGTTATTTCTCAATTAAAGTTAATAGATATATTATTCCAACAATACCTCCATTTATCTATTTATTAATGAGTAGTCTGGAGTTAATTCATGAAAAAATAAAAATCAACAATAAAATAATCCCAATTTGTTTAATTATACTTTTTATAATCCAAGGATTTGCGTTTACTATGACTTTTGAAGATACAAATAAATTTATAGCTCCTGATGAGATGTCTAAATATATTATAAACGAAATTCCTGATTATAAAAATCACTTAATCGGAGTTTACAATATGAGACCATATCATTGGTTTATTGGAGGAAATGTTACTGGAATCGAAAGTGGAAATAGTGAAGCTATTGATTCGAGTGAAATTGATTATTATATTTCTAATACGAAATTAACAGATTTAAAAAACTTTAATGAAATAAAAAATATAGGTGAATTATACTTATATGAAAAAAAAGGTGTTTAA